A window of Actinomycetota bacterium contains these coding sequences:
- a CDS encoding cysteine desulfurase — MRPEAVEAMLPYLTERFGNPSGSHAVAREARKALDEARDVVAECLGAQPGEVVFTGSGTEADNLAILGAHASRGGRVVCTAVEHHAVLHACAALGGDVSPVGADGIVDVRALRARLGPDTSVVSVMLANNEVGTVQPLEAVAATVRDRAPNAVLHTDAVQAFPWLDVATLARPADLVAVSAHKFGGPKGVGALVVRDGTRVAPILHGGGQERDRRSGTHNVAGIVGMAAAMRATVATRAQTVARVTSLRDRLADGLLAVIPDAAETGDRSSKVAGNCHLSFAGVESEALLVLLDGAGVCASAGSACTSGAIEPSHVLVAMGVAKGRALGSLRLSLGVTTTESDVDRALEAVPAAVARLRETA, encoded by the coding sequence ATGCGGCCCGAGGCGGTCGAGGCGATGCTGCCGTACCTCACCGAGCGCTTCGGCAACCCGTCGGGCTCGCACGCGGTCGCGCGCGAGGCGCGCAAGGCGCTCGACGAGGCGCGTGACGTCGTCGCCGAGTGCCTGGGGGCCCAGCCGGGTGAGGTCGTCTTCACCGGGAGCGGCACCGAGGCCGACAACCTCGCCATCCTCGGGGCACACGCGTCGCGCGGCGGGCGCGTGGTCTGCACTGCCGTCGAGCACCACGCGGTGCTGCACGCGTGCGCGGCCCTCGGCGGTGACGTCTCACCGGTGGGCGCGGACGGCATTGTCGACGTGCGCGCGCTCCGCGCCCGGCTCGGGCCCGACACCTCGGTCGTGTCGGTGATGCTCGCCAACAACGAGGTGGGCACGGTCCAGCCGCTCGAAGCGGTCGCGGCGACCGTGCGCGACCGGGCGCCGAACGCGGTGCTGCACACCGACGCCGTCCAAGCCTTCCCGTGGCTCGACGTGGCCACCCTGGCCCGCCCCGCCGACCTGGTCGCGGTGAGCGCGCACAAGTTCGGTGGCCCCAAGGGCGTGGGCGCGCTCGTCGTGCGCGACGGAACCCGCGTCGCCCCGATCCTCCACGGCGGTGGCCAGGAGCGCGACCGGCGCAGCGGTACCCACAACGTCGCCGGCATCGTGGGGATGGCCGCGGCCATGCGGGCCACGGTCGCCACCCGCGCCCAGACCGTGGCGCGCGTGACGTCGCTGCGCGACCGTCTGGCCGATGGTCTGCTGGCGGTGATCCCCGACGCGGCCGAGACCGGCGACCGGTCGTCCAAGGTCGCGGGCAACTGCCACCTGTCCTTCGCGGGTGTGGAGTCCGAAGCCCTGCTCGTGCTGCTCGACGGCGCGGGCGTGTGCGCGTCGGCCGGTTCCGCGTGCACGAGCGGTGCCATCGAGCCGTCGCACGTCCTGGTGGCCATGGGCGTGGCGAAGGGGCGCGCGCTCGGCTCACTCCGGCTCTCGCTCGGGGTCACGACCACCGAGTCCGACGTCGACCGTGCCCTCGAGGCGGTGCCCGCGGCGGTCGCGCGCCTGCGCGAGACGGCCTGA
- the ligA gene encoding NAD-dependent DNA ligase LigA: MTCTPDPAARAAELRAAIEYHNTRYHALDDPEISDAEYDEKVRELREIEELHPDVVTPDSPTQSVGATPSSLFAPVRHRTRMMSLDNAFSFDELVAWGRRMERYISGDVDFVCELKIDGVALSLVYERGRYTQAATRGDGAVGEDVTDNVRTVEAVPERLRGGHPPDVLEVRGEVYMPIKAFEELNARQEEAGGRLFANPRNSAAGSLRQKDAKVTASRELSFWTYAVGTVEGGPAYTRHSETLEWLEQAGFPVNPEIRTLGTLDDVFAYCEHWLEHRHDLDYEIDGVVVKVDDLGQRQELGATSHAPRWAIAYKFPPEERTTRLEQIMVSIGRTGKATPFAMLEPVFVGGSTVSLATLHNEDQVRAKDVRPGDTVTVRKAGDVIPEVVGPVLSLRPKGRRRWKFPTRCPACGEALTRLEGESDTFCTNAECPAQLAGRIGHFASRGAMDIEGMGEKTVLTLTGRGMVRDVGDLYSLTYDDLIVLEGFAELSVRNLLDAIERSKSRPLPNLLVGLNIRHLGGAGAQVVARAFGHLDRIIDAPEEKLAAAGGVGPVIAKSVSEFFAHEPNRAVVEKLRAAGVNFQGPEAPDVPQTLAGMSVVVTGTLETLSRERAEEAVKERGGKAPGSVSKKTDYVVIGEGPGAAKVNKANELGIPMLDEAAFLRLLETGSPGE; encoded by the coding sequence GTGACCTGCACCCCGGACCCGGCCGCGCGTGCCGCCGAGCTGCGCGCCGCGATCGAGTACCACAACACGCGCTACCACGCGCTCGACGATCCGGAGATCTCCGACGCCGAGTACGACGAGAAGGTGCGCGAGCTGCGCGAGATCGAGGAGCTGCACCCCGACGTGGTGACGCCCGACTCGCCCACCCAGAGCGTGGGTGCCACTCCGTCGTCGCTCTTCGCACCCGTCCGGCACCGCACGCGGATGATGTCGCTCGACAACGCCTTCTCGTTCGACGAGCTCGTCGCGTGGGGCCGCCGCATGGAGCGCTACATCTCGGGTGACGTGGACTTCGTGTGCGAGCTGAAGATCGACGGCGTCGCCCTCTCGCTCGTGTACGAGCGGGGTCGCTACACGCAGGCCGCCACGCGAGGCGACGGCGCCGTCGGCGAGGATGTCACCGACAACGTGCGCACCGTCGAGGCCGTGCCCGAGCGCCTCCGCGGCGGCCACCCGCCCGACGTGCTCGAGGTGCGGGGCGAGGTGTACATGCCGATCAAGGCCTTCGAGGAGCTCAACGCGCGCCAGGAGGAGGCCGGAGGCCGCCTGTTCGCCAACCCCCGCAACTCCGCGGCGGGTTCGTTGCGCCAGAAGGACGCCAAGGTCACCGCCAGCCGCGAGCTGTCGTTCTGGACGTATGCCGTCGGCACCGTCGAGGGCGGGCCCGCCTACACGCGGCACTCCGAGACCCTCGAATGGCTGGAGCAGGCCGGCTTCCCGGTCAACCCCGAGATCCGCACGCTGGGCACGCTGGACGACGTGTTCGCGTACTGCGAGCACTGGCTCGAGCACCGGCACGACCTCGACTACGAGATCGACGGCGTCGTGGTGAAGGTCGACGACCTGGGGCAGCGCCAGGAGCTCGGTGCCACGTCGCACGCGCCGCGGTGGGCGATCGCCTACAAGTTCCCGCCCGAGGAGCGCACGACCCGGCTCGAGCAGATCATGGTGTCGATCGGGCGCACGGGGAAAGCCACCCCGTTCGCCATGCTCGAGCCCGTCTTCGTGGGTGGCTCGACCGTCTCCCTCGCCACCCTCCACAACGAGGACCAGGTGCGGGCCAAGGACGTACGTCCCGGCGACACCGTCACCGTGCGCAAGGCGGGTGACGTGATACCGGAGGTCGTGGGACCGGTGCTGTCGTTGCGTCCCAAGGGCCGGCGCAGGTGGAAGTTCCCGACGCGCTGTCCCGCATGCGGGGAAGCGCTCACCCGCCTCGAAGGCGAAAGCGACACGTTCTGCACCAACGCGGAGTGCCCGGCCCAGCTGGCCGGCCGCATCGGCCATTTCGCCTCGCGCGGCGCGATGGATATCGAGGGGATGGGGGAGAAGACGGTGCTGACCCTCACGGGCCGCGGGATGGTGCGCGACGTCGGCGACCTCTACTCGCTGACGTACGACGACCTCATCGTCCTCGAGGGATTCGCCGAGCTCTCGGTGCGCAACCTGCTCGACGCCATCGAGCGGTCGAAGTCCAGGCCGCTGCCGAACCTCCTCGTCGGCCTCAACATCCGTCATCTCGGCGGTGCGGGCGCTCAGGTGGTGGCGCGGGCGTTCGGGCACCTCGACCGCATCATCGACGCCCCGGAGGAGAAGCTCGCCGCAGCGGGCGGCGTTGGTCCTGTGATCGCGAAGAGCGTGAGCGAGTTCTTCGCCCACGAGCCGAATCGCGCCGTCGTGGAGAAGCTGCGCGCCGCGGGCGTGAACTTCCAGGGGCCGGAGGCGCCCGACGTGCCCCAGACGCTCGCGGGCATGTCCGTGGTGGTCACGGGCACCCTCGAGACGTTGTCGCGCGAGCGCGCCGAGGAGGCCGTCAAGGAGCGC
- the mnmA gene encoding tRNA 2-thiouridine(34) synthase MnmA → MRVLVAMSGGVDSSVAAAILLEQGHEVVGVTMKLWGGASDSGCCSVADVDDARRVAQQLGIDYWVFAFTDDFDAHVVEPYVAAHAAGRTPNPCIECNRRLKFDRLLRRADQLGFDAVATGHHARVVASPDGRLGLRRGADRAKDQSYVLYVLGRAELSRCRFPVGQLTKAEVRGRAAALGLRTADKPDSQDVCFVLATGGRRAFLEPRIGIHPGRLVDTAGREVGRVDAVELVTVGQRRGLGSAGGPRRYALAVDTAGATVTVGSLDDLFVDRVRLSGLSWVDSPVTGPVLAQSSAHGAAVPAIFDGEHVRFAARQRAVAPGQSVVLYDDDDVLGGGIAV, encoded by the coding sequence ATGCGCGTGCTCGTCGCCATGTCCGGCGGCGTCGACTCTTCCGTCGCGGCCGCCATCCTCCTCGAGCAGGGCCACGAGGTCGTGGGTGTGACGATGAAGCTGTGGGGTGGCGCGTCCGACTCAGGCTGCTGTTCGGTCGCCGACGTCGACGATGCGCGGCGCGTTGCCCAGCAGCTGGGCATCGACTACTGGGTGTTCGCGTTCACCGACGACTTCGACGCGCACGTCGTCGAGCCCTACGTTGCCGCGCACGCGGCGGGCCGCACGCCCAACCCGTGCATCGAGTGCAACCGGCGGCTGAAGTTCGACCGCCTGTTGCGCAGGGCCGACCAGCTCGGCTTCGACGCCGTCGCGACCGGGCACCACGCGCGGGTCGTCGCGTCGCCGGACGGACGCCTGGGGCTGCGTCGTGGCGCGGATCGGGCCAAGGACCAGTCGTACGTGCTGTACGTGCTCGGTCGCGCCGAGCTGTCCCGCTGTCGCTTCCCCGTCGGCCAGCTGACGAAGGCCGAGGTGCGCGGGCGCGCCGCGGCCCTCGGGCTGCGCACGGCCGACAAGCCCGACAGCCAGGACGTCTGCTTCGTGCTGGCGACGGGCGGCCGGCGCGCCTTCCTCGAGCCTCGCATCGGCATTCATCCCGGACGCCTGGTCGACACCGCAGGGCGCGAGGTCGGCCGCGTCGACGCGGTCGAGCTCGTCACCGTGGGCCAGCGCCGGGGCCTCGGCTCGGCCGGCGGCCCGCGCCGGTATGCGCTCGCGGTCGACACCGCGGGCGCGACGGTCACGGTGGGATCGCTCGACGACCTCTTCGTCGACCGGGTGCGGCTCAGCGGGCTCTCGTGGGTCGACTCGCCCGTCACCGGTCCCGTCCTCGCGCAATCCAGCGCCCACGGTGCAGCGGTGCCGGCCATCTTCGACGGCGAGCACGTGAGGTTCGCGGCCCGCCAGCGGGCGGTGGCGCCCGGCCAGAGCGTCGTGCTCTACGACGACGACGACGTGCTCGGCGGAGGGATCGCCGTGTGA